One segment of Trichlorobacter ammonificans DNA contains the following:
- the hemW gene encoding radical SAM family heme chaperone HemW, translating to MFSRLYLHIPWCLAKCGYCAFSSRRGTTADLAGTVELLLTEMELAVRRFPATEPLASLYLGGGTPSLLAPDQVGRLLERSRLLWGHHLSLESTLEANPGTVSAERLAGFRAAGITRLSLGAQSFDDNDLTLLGRVHDARQTGEAMSAARAAGFDSVGLDLICGLPGQAPAEWRRQLGMALDLLPDHLSIYSLTIEEGTPFSRRYPAGTAELPDDDLVAAMLEEADTMLTAAGFDHYELANYAKPGKRSEHNCGYWRREGCLGLGPSAHSLLLDGWGVRCCNPSDHDEWAALLRSGSWAAGEETRLSREEARAETMFLGLRLSDGIGLDWFEQRFGERLEVVWREPLQRLYQAGLLRCEAGRLHLTRRGMLLSNRVFVEFL from the coding sequence ATGTTTTCCCGTCTTTATCTGCATATTCCCTGGTGCCTTGCAAAATGCGGCTACTGCGCCTTTTCCTCCCGGCGGGGAACCACCGCCGACCTGGCCGGAACGGTGGAGTTGCTGCTGACGGAGATGGAACTCGCTGTCCGCCGCTTTCCGGCAACGGAGCCGCTTGCTTCCCTCTATCTGGGGGGCGGGACACCCTCACTGCTGGCGCCGGATCAGGTTGGACGACTGCTGGAACGCAGCCGCCTGCTCTGGGGGCACCATCTCTCCCTCGAGAGTACCCTGGAGGCAAACCCCGGTACCGTGTCGGCAGAGCGCCTGGCCGGTTTCCGTGCCGCCGGCATCACCCGCCTCTCCCTCGGGGCCCAGTCCTTCGACGACAACGACCTTACGCTGCTGGGACGGGTGCATGATGCCCGGCAGACGGGTGAGGCGATGTCTGCCGCCAGGGCTGCCGGCTTCGATTCCGTTGGCCTGGACCTGATCTGCGGTCTGCCCGGCCAGGCCCCGGCAGAGTGGCGTCGCCAGCTCGGGATGGCGCTGGACCTCTTGCCGGATCATCTTTCCATTTACAGCCTCACCATCGAAGAGGGTACTCCCTTCAGCCGGCGCTACCCGGCCGGTACCGCCGAACTTCCCGACGACGATCTGGTAGCTGCCATGCTGGAAGAAGCCGACACGATGCTGACTGCCGCCGGCTTCGACCATTACGAACTGGCCAACTATGCCAAGCCGGGCAAACGCTCGGAGCACAACTGCGGCTACTGGCGGCGTGAAGGCTGTCTGGGATTGGGACCGTCGGCCCACAGCCTCCTGCTGGACGGCTGGGGCGTCCGCTGCTGCAATCCGTCCGACCATGATGAGTGGGCCGCCCTGCTTCGTTCCGGCAGCTGGGCTGCCGGAGAGGAGACGCGGCTGTCGCGGGAGGAGGCCCGTGCCGAGACGATGTTCCTGGGGCTGCGCCTGTCCGACGGTATCGGTCTGGACTGGTTCGAGCAACGCTTCGGCGAACGGCTCGAGGTGGTCTGGCGGGAACCGTTGCAACGCCTCTACCAGGCGGGGCTGCTGCGTTGCGAAGCGGGACGGCTGCACCTTACCCGCAGGGGTATGCTGCTGTCCAACCGGGTGTTTGTCGAGTTCCTCTGA
- a CDS encoding radical SAM protein: MTARRQGGFPRSLPRLVYADSQGMIYDHPTLTMAAMNGPEAVLPEAVELIPLPEGSRLFTIPDTPPLAWDRRREQFTVVETVRGVRGTVQAVSAFMAPGFARTLLPACDYSRKQVHLPLWSYTAVGWDDERDCFVVAATRVDSNRNWDPANYDDRTLDPLVRQRLREMPGNRLLEQLSRCAIDYHCFAAKNLFYRRWEAPLPISPACNSACLGCISLQPSECCPSNHDRIGFVPTPEEIVEVALPHLQQAPEAIVSFGQGCEGDPILQAPTAAEAVRRLRGATSRGTINFNSNGSLPRRVAELCDAGVDSFRFSMNSVLEERYNAYYRPTGYCFADVRESLLVAKQAQRFTMINYLISPGVSDAPEEVAALLAFVEETGVDMIQMRNLSIDPHYYNGAMQVAGRGIGIYRLLERLKQRFPRLQFGYYNRTRERFHPPGLEQSWPIP, from the coding sequence ATGACAGCGCGCCGCCAGGGCGGTTTCCCCCGCTCCCTTCCCCGCCTCGTCTACGCCGACAGCCAGGGAATGATCTATGACCATCCCACGCTGACCATGGCGGCCATGAACGGACCGGAGGCGGTGCTGCCGGAGGCGGTGGAACTGATTCCGTTGCCGGAGGGGAGCCGGCTCTTCACCATTCCGGACACTCCACCCCTTGCCTGGGACCGGCGCAGGGAGCAGTTCACGGTGGTGGAAACGGTGCGGGGGGTGCGCGGGACGGTGCAGGCGGTGTCGGCCTTCATGGCTCCCGGCTTTGCCCGGACCCTGTTGCCGGCCTGCGATTATTCCCGCAAGCAGGTCCATCTGCCGCTCTGGTCCTACACGGCGGTGGGCTGGGACGACGAGCGGGACTGCTTTGTGGTTGCCGCTACCCGGGTGGACAGTAACCGTAACTGGGACCCGGCAAACTATGACGACCGCACCCTTGACCCGCTGGTGCGGCAGCGCCTGCGGGAGATGCCGGGCAACCGGCTGCTGGAGCAACTGTCGCGGTGCGCCATCGATTACCACTGTTTTGCCGCCAAGAACCTCTTCTACCGCCGCTGGGAGGCCCCCCTGCCGATCTCGCCGGCCTGCAACTCAGCCTGCCTGGGCTGCATCAGTCTGCAGCCGTCGGAATGCTGTCCCTCCAATCATGACCGGATCGGCTTCGTACCGACACCGGAGGAGATCGTCGAGGTGGCCCTGCCGCACCTGCAACAGGCGCCGGAGGCGATCGTCTCCTTCGGACAGGGATGCGAAGGGGACCCGATCCTGCAGGCCCCCACCGCCGCCGAGGCGGTGCGCCGCCTCAGGGGCGCCACCTCCCGGGGGACGATCAACTTCAACTCCAACGGTTCCCTGCCCCGGCGGGTGGCGGAATTGTGCGACGCCGGCGTGGATTCGTTCCGCTTTTCGATGAATTCGGTGCTGGAAGAGCGCTACAACGCTTACTACCGTCCCACGGGATACTGTTTTGCCGATGTGCGGGAGTCGTTGCTGGTGGCCAAGCAGGCGCAGCGCTTTACCATGATCAACTACCTGATCTCCCCCGGCGTCAGTGATGCGCCGGAGGAGGTGGCGGCACTGCTCGCCTTCGTGGAGGAGACCGGTGTCGACATGATCCAGATGCGCAACCTCTCCATCGATCCCCACTACTACAACGGGGCGATGCAGGTAGCCGGGCGCGGCATCGGCATCTACCGGCTGCTGGAGCGTCTGAAGCAGCGCTTTCCCCGTCTGCAGTTCGGCTACTACAACCGCACCAGGGAGAGGTTCCATCCGCCCGGTTTGGAGCAAAGCTGGCCGATCCCCTGA
- a CDS encoding c-type cytochrome, with product MKYALSLSVLGLSVMLSNAAFAESAGEKLFNQKCAMCHKVKGKGGAIGPDLSKVGGKLAEAQLREKLANPKKSNPGSSMPAFATLPKGDMDALVGFLKGLK from the coding sequence ATGAAGTACGCTCTGTCACTGTCGGTTCTCGGACTCTCGGTCATGCTGTCCAACGCCGCCTTCGCCGAAAGTGCGGGAGAAAAACTGTTCAACCAGAAATGCGCCATGTGTCACAAGGTGAAGGGCAAGGGGGGGGCCATCGGTCCCGACCTGAGCAAGGTTGGCGGTAAGCTGGCCGAAGCCCAGCTGCGCGAAAAACTGGCCAACCCGAAGAAGAGCAACCCCGGTTCCTCCATGCCCGCCTTTGCCACCCTGCCCAAGGGAGACATGGACGCTCTGGTCGGTTTCCTGAAGGGCCTCAAGTAG